In Elusimicrobiota bacterium, the genomic window TTTACTACAGCGACTTTGTTATCATGAACCTGCTCGGCTGTTGTTAAAGAACCAAAATCTATAGAATATTGCGAACAAAATATTTTTCTTAAATTATCGTCTTTTAGGTTCCCGAGCTTCTTTGTCGTTACGAGATTTCTGTAAAAAAACTTATCATCCGAGAAAATATCATTTTTTATTTGCCACATTTTTTCAGTTACCCGCAACCAGTAACCAGCAATCATTTTTTAACTGCCTTTATGTTACTAAAGCATGGAGTCAGCAAAAGAGCTAAAGAACAAAAGAGCATAAGAACGCTTTTATTACTAAATCTTCGGCTGGCGTTCAATAAAATTCATCGCATCTTCCGAGCTTGACTGAATTCCCCTTATCGCAAGCTTTATCTCTTCGGGATTGGCAGAAGCCAGCAAAGCGTCTTCAAGTTTTATCTCGTTTGCTCTTAAAAGCCCGACCAGAGCCTGGTTAAATGTCTGCATTCCGTAGTACTGGCCCTGCTTCATCTGCGATAACACCTCGCTCAGCTTGCTGTCTTCAATAAGTTTTTTTATTATCCCGTTAACAACAAGAACTTCAACTGCGGGAACCCGTCCGACTCCCGATGCATGAGGGAGCAGTCTTTGTGATATTACCGCCTTAAGTGTATCGGCCAATATCAGCCTTGCCTGGTTCTGCTGGTGAGGCGGAAACAAATCTATTATTCTAGTAACTGTCTGAATAGCGTCAATCGTATGAATTGTTGATAACACCAGATGCCCTGTTTGCGCGGCAGTTATGGCAGTTGAAACGGTTTCAAGGTCGCGCATTTCTCCGACTAAAATAACGTCAGGATCCTGTCTTACAACATTTCTCAAAGCGTCAAAATAAGTAAGAGTGTCAGTGCCAAGTTCCCTCTGGCTGAATATTGCTTTTTTGTCCGCATGCACAAACTCTATCGGGTCTTCAATAGTTATTATGTTTGCCGAATGAGTAGAATTGATATGGTCAATCATTGAAGCAAGCGTTGTTGATTTTCCGCAGCCGGTTGTTCCTGTAACTAGCACAAGGCCCCGTCTATTTTCCGAAATTTTTTCAATGGCCTGCGGCAATTTAAGATCTTTCAAGTTCGGTATATTTGAAGGAATATAGCGGAAAGCCATATTCACCATTCCTCTTTGTGTAAAAGCATTAATTCTGAACCGTCCCAGATCATTGAAGTTTAAAGCCATGTCAACTTCGTGCCGTACCCTGAATATGCTTTTTCTCTCTTCGTTCATAAGGCTTTGCGCAATTGCGCTGGTTTCATCTGCCGAAAAAGTTTTATTAAGAGATATCAGCTCGCCGTCTATTCGCAGATAAGACGGGCCGTTAGCCCTTATGTGTAAATCTGAAGCCTTTTTGTTTCTCAACTCTTGAAGCAGAGGCAGTATTTCCATTTTTTTCCCCTTTACCCCGTTAGAAATAGCCTAACGTTTGTTTATTTAAAAACTGCGAAAAAGCAGAATTTTACTAATCTATACAGTTGTTACTTCTTCTTATGTCTCTCTATTTCTAACGGGGTGAACCCCATCACAAATAGCCTAACGTTTGTTTATTTAAAAAAACTACGAAAAAGCGAACTTTACTAATCTGTACAGTTGTTACTTCTTCTTACGTCTCTCTATTTCTAACGGGGTGAACCCCATCACAATAGCCTAACGTTTGTTTGTTGAAAAAATTGCGAAAAAGACGCAATTTGCCAATCTAAGTAGTTTTATCACTTCTTCTTATCGTTTTACTGTTTCTAACGGGGTGAACCCCGTAGATTATCTTTATGTAAACTTATTTTAATTTCTGTATATTCCAGTTTAGATATGCCGGCTTATTTACGTCTATGGGATTTTCTCCCTTAGTTACCTGCGGCTTAGTTGTGTGAGCCCTGATTCCTCTGCGCGCAGGAAATCCCGTGGCAATTACCGTAATTTTGATTTTATCTCCGTAATTGGGATCTATAACCTGCCCGTAAAATACGTGGGCCCTGGGAGAACCGGCATCTTTAATAAGATTTATTGCGTCTTGAACCTCAAAAAGCGAAATATTGTTTGATCCTGTGATATTTATCAGTATTCCTTTCGCCCCGTCAATAGAAACATCGTCCAGCAAAGGGCTGTTTATAGCTTTTTGAGCCGCGTCCATCGCTCTTGTAGGGCCGGAACTTTCCCCAATACCCATCAGGGCTTCACCGGCTCCCTGCATAATAGTCCGCACATCGGCAAAATCAACATTAATCTCACCGGTCTGGTTTATAACATCAGTAATGGATTGAACCGCCTGCCTTAAAACATCGTCAACTGTCCTGAATGCATCAGTAACAGGGGTCTTGTCATCAATTATTTTAAATATTTTCTGATTGGGAATGACGACAAGCGTATCGGTAAAATTCCTTATGTTTCTTATTCCTTCCTCTGCCTGCTGCAACCTTATTATTCCTTCAAAATCAAAAGGTTTTGTCACCACGCCTACCGTCAATATTCCTAAAGAACGCGCGATAGAAGCTACAACGGGTGCCGCTCCTGTTCCCGTTCCGCCTCCCATACCCGCGGTAACAAAAACCATCTGAGTTCCTTCAAGCATTCCTTTTATGCGTTCCCTGCTTTCCTCAGCAGATTTTTGCCCTAAGGAAGGATTTCCCCCTACTCCCAATCCTTGAGAAATCATCTCCCCTATTTGAACGCGCACCGGCGCCTTAGATATTCTAAGCGCCTGCACGTCGGTATTCATTGCAATAAACTCAACACCGTTTAAGCCCGCTTCTATCATTCTATTCACTGCGTTTGAGCCTCCGCCGCCCACGCCTAACACTTTTATGCTTGCCGGCCCTGAGTATTTTGGATGAGTGATTTTAGCCATAATTAAAATGTCCTCTCAAACCATTCTTTTATGCCTTCAATGAATGTAGACCCTTTAACGAAATTCGGCACGTATCCTCCGTTTAAGTTTATTTCTTCGTTCAAAAGGCCGATTGCTGTGGCATACGTTGTGTCACCCAGTATTTTATCATTTCCTCTTAAATCCTGCGGCAAACCGACTCTAGCGGAACAGTTTAACGCTTGTTCCGCAGCGGGTATAATCCCTTCAAGTTTTGCCCCGCCGCCGGTAATAATCACTTCGCCGGGAATAATCGCATCGGCATAGTTGGATTTTCTTATTTCATCATCAATCATAACAAAAATCTGGTCAAGCCTCGGCTGTATCATTTCAATCAGCTGTCGTCTTGAAGTTTCGCGCACTGTTCTTCCGTCAACGCCTTTATAATCAAATTTTATATCCGTATCCAAAAGGTTTGCCATCGCAATGCCGTATTTTTCTTTAATATCCTGCGCTGAAGTCATTGAGGTTCTGAGCCCGTGAGAAATATCACGCGTAATAAAATCCGAGCCGACCTGAAGCTCTTTTGAAAAGCGTATACTGCCTTCCGAATATATCGCTATTCCGGTTGTAAGTCCGCCGAAATCAATCAAAAGGCAACCCAGTTCTTTTTCTTCCTGAGTTATTACACTGTTTCCGACCGCAACAAGGCCATACATCTGGTTTAATATGTCTTTGAATCCCGCCCCGGATGTAGCCTTATAGATGTTATTAATGTGGCTTGAGGAAGCTGTTATTATATGAATATCAACTTCAAGAAAATTCCCTTCCATCCCGACGGGATTTGGAACTCCTCTTTGATGGTTCAGCGAATACTCCTGAGGAATACTGCTTAAGATTTCTCTGTCCTGAGAAAGGCGGACCGCTTTAGCAGTTTCAATTGCGCTAAAAACATCTTCTTGAGTGATTTCTTTATCTGTACGCGAAATATTTATTGCGCCGTGTGCGTTCATGGATTCTATGTGGCTTCCCCTTAAACCCAGGCAAATGTTCTGCACTGTTTCATTCGCCTGCTCTTCGGCCATTTCTATGGCTTTCCCGATCGCATAAGAAGTTTCCTGAATGCTTATTACTACCCCGCCTTTTATTCCTTTTGAAGGGACTTTCGCACCGCTTACAATTTCAATCTCGCCGGTGCCGTCATTGACTTTCCCCAGCACACAGCACACCTGGCTTGATCCTATATCAATTCCCGCTAATACTTGCCCTTTAGACATTTTAACCACCTCGTTGAACTGTCCTTTTAAATTTTATCTGGTTGTTCTGAAAACATTTTTGCCAAAAGCCATTCTTTCGGCCATATTCTGCCTGCCCCGTAAAGAAAATTTTTTACTTAAATTATATTTTAGCTAATAAACTCATTTCCCTAACTTTGACATTACCGGAAATGTATAGCTTGAAGCATAATTTCCACGGGGTTTGCTAAAAATTCCTTTAGGTTTTACAAGCACTCTGCCCGAATCAAGATAATTTAAATTGACATAATCAATTTTATTAAATCGTTTTAAGGCGTCATCAAGGACTTCTTTCATTTTTTTTAGTTTAATATCAAACTTGTCTTTTTCAACTTTTCCCCAGATAATCCTTGTCCCGTCACTCAGCTTCACCGCGGCATCATCAACAGATTCAAAGTAGAACAAAACGCTTTTCGCAAAATATTCCTCGGCTTTTTCGGAAAATATTTCAATAAACTCTAGGATTTCTTCTCTGTCAAAATCATTCCATGCGGAAATTTCGGGAAGAGTTGCCTTGGCAAACTCACCCCTTAACGGAAACGGCACATTGCCGCTATCAATTCCTGAGCGTTTGCCGTTTATATTGACAAAACCCACAGGAATCCTTTCCTGTATTTTGATAATTATCTTTTTAAATCCCCGTCTGATATTTATTTTTTTCAGTTCAGGCCTTAATTTAAGCACATCTTTTTCTGCCTTTACTAGATCCTGAGAGAAAATATTATCGCCGATATCAAACGGTAAAAGAGCAAGAATTTCGCCTTTTAAAACATTTTTTGAGCCGGAGAGTTCAATGCTTTCAATTTTAAGTATATCTGCTTTGGAAATATATTCCTGTAACGCTCCCCATCCTCTTGCGATACCGTATATCAAAGTGCACAACAATATTATAAAAGCGCTTAATTTAACCAGTTTTTTTGTCGCATTGCCGCTTCTTGAGTTTGATCTAAATACATAAGTGCGTGATCGTCTGATTCTACGCCCGGACATTCGGCGAAAACGGCTCTTTTTCATAATTTTGTATTTTATTAAAATTTTTCAAACTGCGACAGAAAGCTCTATAATTTTTAAAACCAGTTGTTTGAAATCAAGGCCCACCGCTTTAGCAGCATCCGGAAGAAGAGACGTCTTAGTCATTCCGGGAATAGTGTTGATTTCAAGAATCCAAGGCTTAAATTTTTTGTCAACTATGATGTCAACCCTGGCAACCGCTTTACATCCGAGAATTTTAAAAACTTTTAAAGCTACTTTTTGCACGTCATTTATTACTTTTTCCGGCAGCCGAGGCGGAATTATATGCTTGGATTTCCCTTTCGCATACTTGGATTCAAAATCATAAAATTTGTTTGCCGGCACAATTTCAATAACAGGCAATGCCTTTTCGCCCAAAATTCCCACAGTAACTTCGGTTCCGTCTATATAGTATTCCAACAAAATTTTGGAATCATGCTTAAACGCTTCTTTTACTGCCCGGCTCAAATCTTTTTTCTTATCTACAATTGAAACGCCGATTGCCGAGCCTTGTGTCGCAGGTTTTACAACAACCGGAAATTTTGAAAAATGCTGATATGAGCCCCCTTTTTCAATAACTTTCCACTTAGGCGTCGGAATGTTTGCGGCATCAAAAATCATTTTGCTGTAAACCTTATCCATAGATACCGCGCTTGCAAAAACGCCGCAGCCTGAATAGGGTATTCCCATTACTTCCAGCAAACCCTGAACAGTTCCGTCTTCACCCAAAGGTCCATGCAACGCTATATAAGCAAAATCAATCTTATTTTTTTTTAATTTGAAAGGGAGATTTGAATCTGCATCTATTCCTACTGCATTAATTTTCAGCTCTTTTAACGCTTTTATTACTGCTTTTCCCGAAAGAATTGAAATCTCTCTTTCCGCCGAACTTCCTCCGTAGAGAACTCCGATTCTTTTATTTCTAAGCCAATTTTTTATATTCATTCTTTTAGTCATAAGGGATAAGCAGTAAGGATTAAGTGCCCCAAAGGGGCATCCCCAAAGGCAGTAATTGGGGATCCAATTACTAGACCATAGATTCCCGATAGAATCATTCGGGAATGACTCGTATAACGAGTCACTTACCCCTTACCGCTTACAACTGACGTTAACCAATTATTTTTATTTCAAGTTCTAAATCTATTCCGAATTTTTCTTTTACTTTATGTCGAACTACTTTTATAAGTTCTAGAACATCTGACGACTTTGCGTCACCTGAATTTATAATGAAATTTGCGTGTTTTTCAGAAATTTTTGCACCGCCGAACTTCAATCCCTTAAGGCCTGCCTGTTCTATCAGTCTTCCGGCATAATCGCCTTGAGGATTTTTAAAAATACTGCCTGCATTCCAGCTTTCAATCGGCTGGCTTTCAAGCCGACGATCAGTATTTTCTTTTATTTTTTTAACAATATCATTTTTTGTGCTCTTTTTCAAGT contains:
- a CDS encoding PilT/PilU family type 4a pilus ATPase; protein product: MEILPLLQELRNKKASDLHIRANGPSYLRIDGELISLNKTFSADETSAIAQSLMNEERKSIFRVRHEVDMALNFNDLGRFRINAFTQRGMVNMAFRYIPSNIPNLKDLKLPQAIEKISENRRGLVLVTGTTGCGKSTTLASMIDHINSTHSANIITIEDPIEFVHADKKAIFSQRELGTDTLTYFDALRNVVRQDPDVILVGEMRDLETVSTAITAAQTGHLVLSTIHTIDAIQTVTRIIDLFPPHQQNQARLILADTLKAVISQRLLPHASGVGRVPAVEVLVVNGIIKKLIEDSKLSEVLSQMKQGQYYGMQTFNQALVGLLRANEIKLEDALLASANPEEIKLAIRGIQSSSEDAMNFIERQPKI
- the ftsZ gene encoding cell division protein FtsZ; protein product: MAKITHPKYSGPASIKVLGVGGGGSNAVNRMIEAGLNGVEFIAMNTDVQALRISKAPVRVQIGEMISQGLGVGGNPSLGQKSAEESRERIKGMLEGTQMVFVTAGMGGGTGTGAAPVVASIARSLGILTVGVVTKPFDFEGIIRLQQAEEGIRNIRNFTDTLVVIPNQKIFKIIDDKTPVTDAFRTVDDVLRQAVQSITDVINQTGEINVDFADVRTIMQGAGEALMGIGESSGPTRAMDAAQKAINSPLLDDVSIDGAKGILINITGSNNISLFEVQDAINLIKDAGSPRAHVFYGQVIDPNYGDKIKITVIATGFPARRGIRAHTTKPQVTKGENPIDVNKPAYLNWNIQKLK
- the ftsA gene encoding cell division protein FtsA, which gives rise to MSKGQVLAGIDIGSSQVCCVLGKVNDGTGEIEIVSGAKVPSKGIKGGVVISIQETSYAIGKAIEMAEEQANETVQNICLGLRGSHIESMNAHGAINISRTDKEITQEDVFSAIETAKAVRLSQDREILSSIPQEYSLNHQRGVPNPVGMEGNFLEVDIHIITASSSHINNIYKATSGAGFKDILNQMYGLVAVGNSVITQEEKELGCLLIDFGGLTTGIAIYSEGSIRFSKELQVGSDFITRDISHGLRTSMTSAQDIKEKYGIAMANLLDTDIKFDYKGVDGRTVRETSRRQLIEMIQPRLDQIFVMIDDEIRKSNYADAIIPGEVIITGGGAKLEGIIPAAEQALNCSARVGLPQDLRGNDKILGDTTYATAIGLLNEEINLNGGYVPNFVKGSTFIEGIKEWFERTF
- a CDS encoding FtsQ-type POTRA domain-containing protein gives rise to the protein MSGRRIRRSRTYVFRSNSRSGNATKKLVKLSAFIILLCTLIYGIARGWGALQEYISKADILKIESIELSGSKNVLKGEILALLPFDIGDNIFSQDLVKAEKDVLKLRPELKKINIRRGFKKIIIKIQERIPVGFVNINGKRSGIDSGNVPFPLRGEFAKATLPEISAWNDFDREEILEFIEIFSEKAEEYFAKSVLFYFESVDDAAVKLSDGTRIIWGKVEKDKFDIKLKKMKEVLDDALKRFNKIDYVNLNYLDSGRVLVKPKGIFSKPRGNYASSYTFPVMSKLGK
- a CDS encoding D-alanine--D-alanine ligase, with amino-acid sequence MNIKNWLRNKRIGVLYGGSSAEREISILSGKAVIKALKELKINAVGIDADSNLPFKLKKNKIDFAYIALHGPLGEDGTVQGLLEVMGIPYSGCGVFASAVSMDKVYSKMIFDAANIPTPKWKVIEKGGSYQHFSKFPVVVKPATQGSAIGVSIVDKKKDLSRAVKEAFKHDSKILLEYYIDGTEVTVGILGEKALPVIEIVPANKFYDFESKYAKGKSKHIIPPRLPEKVINDVQKVALKVFKILGCKAVARVDIIVDKKFKPWILEINTIPGMTKTSLLPDAAKAVGLDFKQLVLKIIELSVAV